The Bacteroidales bacterium genome includes a window with the following:
- a CDS encoding acyl-CoA/acyl-ACP dehydrogenase — MNTTNIQDIPFEKFLCDIKERMKNVFHVRASIDQIALKRGMPPFVLREIMSLNPLSVAIPVAYGGRGSKMEETIALLEATAYESLALSLTLGINMALFLQPVGKYGQEEIKQPIFDRFLNHQNMGGLMITEPGFGSDALNMQTHFTEVNGKYKLRGLKHWAGLTGWAEYWLLTARERLPSGELKRDIDFFICDETSPGQQIIVEEVFSNLGLYQIPYGRNRIDVTLPKTHKLIPETTGLKMMLDLLHRSRLHIPGMAIGFVKRMLDESMAHVKQRYIGGKSLFSHDQVQQRLAKLQSYYTICAAMCAHSCKTADINNDLSMIGFESNSVKCVVTDIMQESAQSATQLFGASAFKLDHIAGRGIIDSRPFQIFEGPNDILYTQITGSLLKMMKKAKESNLYHFLKDFDLTAKSAAFFKKLLDFDLDTNLPQRKMVELGQVLGRIVSSEMVINLGDSGYRKDLINNGLEMLNQEITSLISGFNVKNTTAVVEDYNENSSWRGFR; from the coding sequence ATGAACACAACGAATATACAGGACATACCTTTTGAAAAATTTTTATGCGATATAAAAGAGCGCATGAAGAATGTGTTCCATGTAAGGGCCAGCATTGACCAGATAGCGCTCAAACGTGGAATGCCCCCTTTTGTACTGCGTGAGATCATGAGTCTGAATCCTCTATCGGTGGCAATTCCTGTAGCGTACGGTGGCCGGGGAAGCAAAATGGAAGAAACCATTGCACTGCTTGAAGCCACTGCATATGAATCGCTTGCATTATCGCTTACGTTGGGTATCAACATGGCCTTATTCCTTCAACCTGTTGGCAAATACGGTCAGGAAGAAATCAAGCAACCCATCTTTGACAGGTTCCTGAACCACCAGAACATGGGTGGCTTAATGATTACCGAACCAGGGTTCGGAAGTGATGCTCTGAATATGCAAACACATTTTACTGAAGTGAATGGCAAGTATAAGCTCAGGGGTCTGAAACACTGGGCCGGGTTGACAGGCTGGGCAGAATACTGGCTGCTCACAGCTCGTGAACGCCTGCCTTCGGGCGAGCTTAAAAGAGATATTGATTTCTTTATCTGCGATGAAACAAGCCCGGGACAACAAATCATTGTTGAAGAAGTGTTTTCGAACCTCGGACTCTATCAGATTCCTTACGGACGAAACCGCATTGATGTAACACTACCCAAAACCCATAAACTGATCCCTGAAACCACCGGCCTGAAAATGATGCTCGATCTCTTGCACCGCAGCAGGCTGCATATTCCTGGCATGGCTATCGGATTCGTAAAACGAATGCTTGATGAAAGCATGGCTCATGTGAAACAGCGATACATTGGCGGAAAATCGCTTTTCAGCCATGATCAGGTTCAGCAGCGGCTCGCCAAGCTTCAGTCATATTATACAATATGTGCAGCCATGTGTGCCCACAGCTGTAAAACGGCCGATATCAATAACGATCTTTCAATGATTGGGTTCGAATCCAATTCAGTGAAATGCGTGGTCACCGATATCATGCAGGAATCTGCTCAATCGGCCACACAGTTGTTTGGCGCCAGCGCCTTTAAACTCGATCACATTGCCGGAAGAGGTATCATTGACAGCCGCCCCTTCCAGATCTTTGAGGGCCCTAATGATATATTGTACACACAAATTACGGGCAGCCTTCTAAAAATGATGAAAAAAGCTAAGGAAAGTAACCTTTACCACTTCCTGAAAGACTTTGACCTAACTGCGAAATCGGCTGCTTTCTTTAAAAAGCTCCTTGATTTTGATCTGGATACCAATCTCCCGCAACGCAAAATGGTGGAACTTGGCCAGGTGCTGGGGCGGATTGTCTCTTCTGAAATGGTTATTAACCTTGGCGATTCCGGCTACCGCAAGGATTTGATCAACAATGGGCTCGAAATGCTTAACCAGGAAATAACCTCACTGATAAGCGGTTTCAACGTTAAAAATACAACAGCGGTTGTTGAAGATTACAATGAAAACAGTTCGTGGCGGGGTTTCCGGTGA